A portion of the Paenibacillus sp. PvR098 genome contains these proteins:
- a CDS encoding HD domain-containing protein: MNVPMKEEKVFKDPVHKYIYVQDQTIWDLINTKEFQRLRRIRQLGTCFLTFHGAEHSRFSHSLGVYEITRKIISQFERNKYEDWPKEEGLLCLCAALLHDVGHGPFSHSIEKTFGTHHEEWSCRIVLGDTEVNEVLQRVSPTFPQQVADVIAKTYHREIVVSLVSSQLDADRMDYLLRDAYFTGVNYGTFDLERILRVMRPYQGHIVVKESGMHAVEDYLMSRYQMYWQVYFHPVTRSAEVVLHNIFQRAKRLHEEGYPFEFMISPLLKLFKQQLTVEEYYFLDEALMQTVLMQWSLENDPILSDLCSRFLQRRLFKYVTFDQLDTGLIERLGSLMRSFGINPDYYMEIDFPSDLSYDVYRPGEQDEKLPILLLDSKNTLTEISRRSEIVRSISGIHMGKFHLYYPYELLLNHYEELDADVRMLLGLS; this comes from the coding sequence ATGAACGTGCCAATGAAAGAAGAAAAAGTCTTCAAGGATCCCGTGCATAAGTACATTTATGTTCAGGACCAAACGATTTGGGATCTGATCAATACAAAAGAATTTCAGAGGCTGCGTCGGATTCGTCAACTCGGCACATGCTTTCTGACCTTTCACGGGGCCGAACACAGCAGGTTCTCTCATTCACTCGGCGTATACGAAATCACCCGCAAAATCATTTCCCAATTTGAGCGTAATAAGTACGAGGATTGGCCAAAAGAGGAAGGGCTGCTGTGCCTTTGTGCTGCTTTGCTGCATGATGTAGGACATGGACCGTTCTCCCATTCCATTGAAAAGACGTTTGGAACTCACCACGAAGAATGGTCATGCAGGATCGTGCTGGGGGATACGGAAGTCAATGAGGTGCTACAACGGGTCTCACCAACATTCCCGCAGCAAGTGGCCGACGTCATCGCCAAAACCTACCATAGAGAAATCGTCGTCAGTCTCGTGTCCAGCCAGTTGGACGCCGATCGGATGGATTATTTGCTTCGGGACGCTTATTTTACCGGGGTAAATTACGGCACCTTCGATTTGGAGCGAATTCTTCGTGTCATGCGTCCCTACCAAGGACATATTGTCGTGAAGGAGAGCGGCATGCATGCGGTGGAAGATTATTTGATGTCACGGTACCAAATGTATTGGCAGGTCTATTTTCACCCGGTAACCCGTAGTGCGGAAGTGGTGCTGCATAACATTTTTCAAAGAGCGAAACGGCTTCATGAAGAAGGGTATCCGTTTGAATTCATGATCTCGCCTCTGCTGAAGCTCTTTAAACAACAGCTGACGGTAGAGGAATATTATTTCTTGGATGAGGCGTTGATGCAAACCGTACTGATGCAGTGGTCCTTGGAGAACGACCCGATACTCTCCGATTTATGTTCCCGCTTTTTGCAGCGGCGCCTGTTCAAATATGTAACATTTGACCAGTTAGATACCGGGCTGATTGAACGATTGGGAAGCTTGATGCGAAGCTTTGGCATCAATCCGGATTATTACATGGAAATTGATTTCCCATCCGATCTATCGTATGATGTGTACCGTCCGGGGGAGCAAGATGAGAAGCTTCCTATATTGCTTCTGGATTCAAAGAATACATTAACCGAAATTTCCCGCAGATCGGAGATTGTTCGCTCGATCAGCGGCATCCATATGGGTAAATTCCATTTGTATTACCCCTATGAATTACTGCTGAATCATTATGAGGAACTGGATGCAGACGTCCGGATGCTGTTGGGATTATCCTAA
- a CDS encoding AbrB/MazE/SpoVT family DNA-binding domain-containing protein — translation MMKSTGIVRKVDELGRVVIPIELRRTLGIGEKDALEIYVDGERIMLKKYEPACIFCGNAENVSYFKGKIVCHECLSEMPIPVTK, via the coding sequence ATGATGAAATCTACTGGTATCGTTAGAAAAGTCGATGAATTGGGTCGTGTCGTTATTCCGATTGAACTTCGCAGAACTTTAGGCATCGGTGAGAAAGACGCTCTGGAAATTTATGTAGACGGAGAGCGTATCATGTTAAAGAAATATGAGCCTGCGTGTATCTTCTGTGGTAACGCAGAAAATGTCTCTTACTTCAAAGGAAAAATTGTTTGTCACGAATGTTTATCTGAAATGCCAATACCTGTGACAAAATAA